A window from Peromyscus eremicus chromosome 1, PerEre_H2_v1, whole genome shotgun sequence encodes these proteins:
- the Dpf1 gene encoding zinc finger protein neuro-d4 isoform X1 yields the protein MEKTHRGPGLAPGQIYTYPARCWRKKRRLNILEDPRLRPCEYKIDCEVPLKKEGGLPEGPVLEALLCAETGEKKVELKEEEAIMDCQKQQLLEFPHDLEVEDLEEDIPRRKNRAKGKAYGIGGLRKRQDTASLEDRDKPYVCDICGKRYKNRPGLSYHYTHTHLAEEEGEEHAERHALPFHRKNHHKQFYKELAWVPEAQRKHTAKKAPDGTVIPNGYCDFCLGGSKKTGCPEDLISCADCGRSGHPSCLQFTVNMTAAVRTYRWQCIECKSCSLCGTSENDDQLLFCDDCDRGYHMYCLSPPMAEPPEGSWSCHLCLRHLKEKASAYITLT from the exons ATGGAGAAGACCCACCGCGGGCCTG gttTGGCCCCGGGACAGATCTACACTTACCCCGCCCGCTGTTGGAGGAAGAAACGGAGACTCAACATCCTGGAGGACCCCAGGCTGCGGCCCTGCGAGTACAAGATCG ATTGTGAGGTACCCCTGAAGAAGGAGGGTGGCCTTCCGGAAGGGCCGGTCCTCGAGGCTCTGCTGTGTGCtgagacaggagagaagaaggtcgagctgaaggaggaggaggccatTATGGACTGTCAG AAACAGCAGTTGCTGGAGTTTCCGCATGATCTCGAGGTAGAAGACTTGGAGGAAGACATTCCCAGGAGGAAGAACAGGGCCAAAGGAAAG GCATATGGCATTGGAGGTCTTAGGAAACGCCAGGACACCGCTTCCCTGGAGGACCGAGACAAGCCGTACGTCTGTGATA TCTGTGGGAAGAGGTATAAAAACCGTCCAGGACTCAGCTACCactacacccacacccacctggctgaggaggagggggaggagcatGCTGAGCGCCACGCCCTGCCTTTCCACCGGAAAAACCACCATAAAC agtttTACAAAGAATTGGCCTGGGTCCCCGAGGCACAGAGGAAACACACAG CCAAGAAAGCACCAGACGGCACCGTCATCCCCAATGGCTACTGTGACTTTTGCCTGGGGGGCTCCAAGAAGACTGGGTGTCCCGAGGACCTCATCTCCTGTGCAGATTGTGGGCGATCAG GACATCCCTCGTGTTTACAGTTCACGGTGAACATGACCGCGGCTGTGCGGACCTACCGCTGGCAGTGCATCGAATGCAAGTCCTGCAGTCTGTGTGGCACCTCAGAGAATGAC GACCAGTTGCTGTTCTGTGATGACTGCGACCGAGGCTACCACATGTACTGCTTGAGCCCTCCCATGGCGGAGCCCCCGGAAG GGAGCTGGAGCTGCCACCTCTGCCTCCGGCACTTGAAGGAAAAGGCTTCTGCCTACATCACCCTCACTtag
- the Dpf1 gene encoding zinc finger protein neuro-d4 isoform X2: protein MEKTHRGPGLAPGQIYTYPARCWRKKRRLNILEDPRLRPCEYKIDCEVPLKKEGGLPEGPVLEALLCAETGEKKVELKEEEAIMDCQKQQLLEFPHDLEVEDLEEDIPRRKNRAKGKAYGIGGLRKRQDTASLEDRDKPYVCDICGKRYKNRPGLSYHYTHTHLAEEEGEEHAERHALPFHRKNHHKPKKAPDGTVIPNGYCDFCLGGSKKTGCPEDLISCADCGRSGHPSCLQFTVNMTAAVRTYRWQCIECKSCSLCGTSENDDQLLFCDDCDRGYHMYCLSPPMAEPPEGSWSCHLCLRHLKEKASAYITLT, encoded by the exons ATGGAGAAGACCCACCGCGGGCCTG gttTGGCCCCGGGACAGATCTACACTTACCCCGCCCGCTGTTGGAGGAAGAAACGGAGACTCAACATCCTGGAGGACCCCAGGCTGCGGCCCTGCGAGTACAAGATCG ATTGTGAGGTACCCCTGAAGAAGGAGGGTGGCCTTCCGGAAGGGCCGGTCCTCGAGGCTCTGCTGTGTGCtgagacaggagagaagaaggtcgagctgaaggaggaggaggccatTATGGACTGTCAG AAACAGCAGTTGCTGGAGTTTCCGCATGATCTCGAGGTAGAAGACTTGGAGGAAGACATTCCCAGGAGGAAGAACAGGGCCAAAGGAAAG GCATATGGCATTGGAGGTCTTAGGAAACGCCAGGACACCGCTTCCCTGGAGGACCGAGACAAGCCGTACGTCTGTGATA TCTGTGGGAAGAGGTATAAAAACCGTCCAGGACTCAGCTACCactacacccacacccacctggctgaggaggagggggaggagcatGCTGAGCGCCACGCCCTGCCTTTCCACCGGAAAAACCACCATAAAC CCAAGAAAGCACCAGACGGCACCGTCATCCCCAATGGCTACTGTGACTTTTGCCTGGGGGGCTCCAAGAAGACTGGGTGTCCCGAGGACCTCATCTCCTGTGCAGATTGTGGGCGATCAG GACATCCCTCGTGTTTACAGTTCACGGTGAACATGACCGCGGCTGTGCGGACCTACCGCTGGCAGTGCATCGAATGCAAGTCCTGCAGTCTGTGTGGCACCTCAGAGAATGAC GACCAGTTGCTGTTCTGTGATGACTGCGACCGAGGCTACCACATGTACTGCTTGAGCCCTCCCATGGCGGAGCCCCCGGAAG GGAGCTGGAGCTGCCACCTCTGCCTCCGGCACTTGAAGGAAAAGGCTTCTGCCTACATCACCCTCACTtag